One Diceros bicornis minor isolate mBicDic1 chromosome 26, mDicBic1.mat.cur, whole genome shotgun sequence DNA segment encodes these proteins:
- the LOC131422206 gene encoding olfactory receptor 1361-like, with the protein MREGERHGHLYPLYSLCLVWVFQQNQSNMERGNHTSASEFILLGLSSRPEGQELIFSLFLVMYLVGAAGNLLIILAVGSHSHLHTPMYFFLSSLSLVDLCFISTTVPKMLVNIQTQTQSISYGGCLAQIYFCILLANMDNFLLAAMAYDRYVAICHPLHYSTTMSLQISALMLGSSWLIANFHSLLHTLLMARLEFCASNVIPYFFCDLVPLLQLSCSNTHLNQLMILLVGGLIVLIPFLSILISYIHIMSAVRRVPSAQGKQKAFSTCGSHLTVVILFYGTITGVYLSPSSSRSADKNSLASVMYMVVTPMLNPFIYCLRNKDMNGALWKLLSVKALSCGL; encoded by the coding sequence atgagggaaggagagaggcacGGGCACCTCTACCCTCTCTATAGCCTGTGCTTGGTCTGGGTCTTCCAGCAGAACCAGTCAAACATGGAGAGAGGAAACCACACGAGCGCCTCCGAGTTCATCCTCCTAGGGCTCTCCAGCcggccagaggggcaggagctgatCTTCAGTCTCTTCCTTGTCATGTACCTGGTTGGGGCAGCAGGGAACTTGCTCATCATCCTGGCCGTTGGCTCACACTCCCATCTCCACacgcccatgtacttcttcctcagcaGCCTTTCCCTGGTGGATCTCTGCTTCATCTCCACCACAGTCCCCAAGATGCTTGTGAACATCCAGACACAGACTCAGTCCATTTCCTACGGTGGCTGCCTAGCCCAGATCTACTTTTGCATTTTGCTTGCCAACATGGACAACTTCCTCCTGGCAGCAATGGCttatgaccgctatgtggccatctgccacCCCCTGCACTACTCCACCACGATGAGTCTGCAAATCTCTGCCCTGATGCTGGGAAGCTCCTGGCTCATTGCCAACTTCCACTCCCTGCTACACACCCTCCTCATGGCTCGGCTGGAGTTCTGTGCCAGCAATGTCATCCCTTACTTCTTTTGTGACCTTGTTCCCCTGCTCCAGCTCTCCTGTTCCAACACTCACCTCAACCAGCTCATGATTCTGCTGGTCGGGGGCTTGATCGTCCTCATCCCCTTTCTCAGCATTCTTATCTCCTACATCCACATCATGTCTGCTGTGCGCAGGGTCCCATCTGCCCAGGGCAAACAAAAGGCCTTTTCCACCTGTGGGTCCCACCTCACTGTAGTCATCCTCTTCTATGGGACCATCACTGGGGTCTACCTGAGTCCCTCATCTTCCCGCTCAGCAGACAAGAATTCACTGGCTTCAGTGATGTATATGGTGGTCACCCCcatgctgaaccccttcatctacTGCCTGAGGAACAAGGACATGAACGGAGCTCTGTGGAAACTGCTCAGTGTGAAGGCTTTATCCTGTGGGTTATGA